In a genomic window of Aeromonas veronii:
- the exeM gene encoding GspM family type II secretion system protein ExeM, which translates to MMEKLQSWWHGITAREQRLVVAGGALLLVGLFYWSVWQPINNRIAERERQVQNQQQTLAWLKEKGEEVLAMQGGAGRQIDTSGTLEGVVNRTAFNHKIKIARLQPQAQELQVWIDTVQFDDLLLWLSTLVEQHGIQVQIIEIAREDLAPGLVKVRRLQLSRPQ; encoded by the coding sequence ATGATGGAAAAATTGCAGAGCTGGTGGCACGGCATCACCGCACGGGAACAGCGGCTGGTGGTCGCGGGTGGCGCCCTGTTGCTGGTCGGTCTCTTCTACTGGAGCGTCTGGCAACCGATCAATAATCGCATTGCCGAGCGGGAGCGGCAGGTGCAGAACCAGCAGCAGACCCTCGCCTGGCTCAAGGAGAAGGGCGAAGAGGTGCTGGCCATGCAGGGTGGCGCGGGGCGCCAGATCGACACCAGCGGCACCCTGGAAGGGGTGGTCAACCGCACCGCCTTCAATCACAAGATCAAGATTGCCCGGCTGCAACCCCAGGCGCAGGAGCTGCAAGTGTGGATCGACACGGTCCAGTTCGATGACTTGCTGCTCTGGCTCTCCACTCTGGTGGAGCAGCACGGCATTCAGGTTCAAATCATCGAGATCGCCCGCGAGGACCTGGCCCCGGGTCTGGTCAAGGTCAGACGTTTGCAGTTGAGTCGTCCTCAATGA
- a CDS encoding Bax inhibitor-1/YccA family protein yields MDTRSIYTGTQSAVRDTNKVLRNTYMLLSLTLGFSAVVAGIATVMNMPPLHWAVFLIGVYGLMFLTQKNQNNGMGLVFTFALTGLLGYSLGPIINMYMNNGGGEIVMTALGGTALTFFGLSAYALTTKRDLSFIGGMLFVGFWVLLVAMVANIFLQMSALNLALSAMFMLFSSGAILLTTQQIVRGGETNYISATVTLYVSIYNIFLSLLSLLGGNRN; encoded by the coding sequence ATGGATACCCGTTCTATCTACACTGGCACCCAAAGTGCCGTACGCGATACCAACAAGGTGCTGCGTAACACCTATATGCTGCTCTCCCTCACTCTGGGCTTCTCTGCCGTGGTAGCGGGGATCGCTACCGTGATGAACATGCCGCCGCTGCACTGGGCCGTGTTCCTGATCGGCGTCTACGGTCTGATGTTCCTGACTCAGAAAAATCAGAATAACGGCATGGGGCTGGTCTTCACCTTCGCCTTGACCGGTCTGCTGGGCTATAGCCTGGGCCCCATCATCAACATGTACATGAACAATGGTGGTGGCGAGATCGTGATGACTGCCCTTGGCGGCACCGCGCTCACCTTCTTCGGTCTGTCGGCCTATGCCCTGACCACCAAGCGTGACCTCTCTTTCATCGGCGGCATGCTGTTCGTCGGTTTCTGGGTACTGCTGGTCGCCATGGTGGCCAACATCTTCCTGCAGATGAGCGCCCTGAACCTGGCGCTGTCCGCCATGTTCATGCTGTTCTCCTCCGGTGCCATTCTGCTGACGACCCAGCAGATCGTGCGCGGCGGCGAGACCAACTACATCTCCGCTACCGTCACCCTGTATGTCTCTATCTACAACATCTTCCTGAGCCTGCTGAGCCTGCTTGGCGGCAACCGCAACTAA
- the exeN gene encoding GspN family type II secretion system protein ExeN, whose translation MKKRILIASLFLAAYLVFLLATLPAALVARHLPLPANIANLLKLEGVSGTLWSGQIARLQYASESVNQLRWDLNGWSLLRFAPEVAIRFGDRNGLNGQGVVGWNGAAFGRDLTLNAPAPWLLSRVPMRLPIPFTVSGQLQLKVEQFAQGNPWCDNLYGNLDWYNASADTPAGKLDLADPELKLTCLDSKLVAELKQGSDAVQTMGRLELQPNGQYLFQGTLKPGPELPPQMQQGLPFLGQPDSQGRFPLRYQGRI comes from the coding sequence ATGAAAAAACGCATCCTGATTGCCAGCCTGTTTCTGGCAGCCTATCTGGTCTTCCTGCTGGCCACCCTGCCTGCAGCGCTAGTGGCTCGCCATCTGCCGCTGCCTGCCAACATTGCCAACCTGCTGAAACTGGAAGGGGTGAGCGGCACGCTCTGGAGTGGCCAGATTGCCCGACTGCAATATGCCAGCGAATCGGTGAACCAGCTGCGCTGGGATCTCAACGGCTGGTCGCTGCTGCGCTTCGCCCCCGAAGTGGCCATTCGCTTTGGCGATCGCAACGGCCTCAACGGTCAGGGCGTTGTCGGCTGGAATGGCGCCGCCTTCGGCCGGGATCTGACCCTCAACGCCCCCGCCCCCTGGTTGCTGAGCCGGGTGCCGATGCGCCTGCCGATCCCGTTCACCGTCAGCGGCCAGCTGCAGCTCAAAGTGGAGCAGTTTGCCCAGGGCAACCCCTGGTGTGACAACCTCTACGGCAACCTCGACTGGTACAACGCCAGCGCCGATACCCCGGCGGGCAAGCTGGATCTGGCCGACCCCGAGCTGAAGCTCACCTGCCTCGACTCCAAACTGGTGGCCGAACTCAAGCAGGGCTCCGATGCGGTGCAGACCATGGGTCGCCTCGAGCTGCAACCTAATGGCCAATACCTGTTCCAGGGCACCCTGAAACCGGGCCCCGAACTGCCGCCACAGATGCAGCAAGGGCTCCCCTTCCTCGGCCAGCCCGACAGTCAGGGCCGCTTCCCCCTGCGCTATCAGGGGCGGATCTAA
- the exeL gene encoding GspL family type II secretion system protein ExeL → MSESLVIRLGTNKQQPVAWLVWSGQEQEIIASGTLPSANALGELQERAGGRPVVTLVPGSDLIFRRVTLPGRYNRQSAAALPYLLEEQIASDVDELHLVVLAHDGQQVDLMAVDRQKMAEWLGWLDAAGLKSLQLLPDVLALPQAADGWSALQLGSEWLVRQGPCQGIVADEPLLAILLATEAEPVTIHSHTPVPAIAAANWQAAEPELPMLLLAKGALTCRANLLTGPYRPQTEYARYWLQWRKVAITAGLLLLVALGQRGVQLYQLTEQDKALKAEIRAVYTRIFPGESRIVNVRSQMNQHLQQMGQAPQNGVLLMLTELAPTFAEVPGLKPQVMRFDASRRELRLQVTAPGFAEIERFRELAGKQFEVQQGEVRSTEGKVEGALVLKGKSS, encoded by the coding sequence GTGAGCGAAAGTCTGGTCATCCGACTGGGGACCAATAAACAACAACCCGTGGCCTGGCTGGTCTGGTCCGGTCAGGAGCAGGAGATCATCGCCTCCGGCACCCTGCCCTCGGCCAATGCCCTGGGCGAGCTGCAGGAGCGGGCCGGTGGCCGCCCCGTGGTCACGCTGGTGCCGGGCAGCGATCTGATCTTCCGGCGCGTCACCCTGCCGGGTCGCTACAACCGCCAGTCGGCAGCAGCCCTCCCCTACCTGCTGGAGGAGCAGATCGCCTCCGACGTAGACGAGCTCCATCTGGTGGTGCTGGCCCACGACGGCCAGCAGGTGGATCTGATGGCGGTGGATCGGCAGAAGATGGCCGAGTGGCTCGGCTGGCTCGATGCCGCTGGCCTCAAGAGTCTGCAACTGCTGCCCGATGTGCTGGCGCTGCCACAGGCCGCTGATGGCTGGTCTGCGCTGCAACTCGGCAGCGAATGGCTGGTGCGCCAGGGCCCCTGTCAGGGGATCGTTGCCGACGAACCGCTGCTGGCTATCTTGCTGGCAACCGAAGCCGAGCCGGTCACCATCCACAGCCACACTCCGGTGCCCGCCATTGCAGCCGCCAACTGGCAGGCGGCGGAGCCCGAGCTGCCCATGCTGCTGCTGGCCAAAGGGGCCCTCACCTGCCGCGCCAACCTGCTGACCGGCCCCTACCGGCCGCAAACCGAATATGCCCGCTACTGGTTGCAGTGGCGCAAGGTAGCCATCACTGCGGGTCTGTTGCTGCTGGTGGCCCTCGGCCAGCGCGGCGTGCAGCTCTATCAGCTCACCGAGCAGGACAAGGCGCTGAAAGCGGAGATCCGTGCCGTCTATACCCGCATCTTCCCGGGCGAGAGCCGCATCGTGAATGTGCGCAGCCAGATGAACCAGCACCTGCAACAGATGGGACAGGCCCCGCAAAACGGCGTGCTGCTGATGCTCACCGAGCTGGCCCCCACCTTTGCCGAAGTCCCCGGTCTGAAACCGCAGGTGATGCGCTTTGATGCCAGTCGCCGCGAGCTGCGGCTGCAGGTAACCGCCCCCGGCTTTGCCGAGATCGAGCGGTTCCGCGAGCTGGCAGGCAAGCAATTCGAGGTACAGCAAGGCGAGGTGCGCAGCACCGAGGGCAAGGTAGAGGGTGCACTGGTGCTCAAGGGTAAATCATCATGA
- a CDS encoding IS4 family transposase — protein MSIANDLSDVVETSGDMLARLAIFADHIPDEWITAAAALSEKATIRRRRLPSDMVLWLVVGMAFFRNEPISEVARRLNICAEGLANDALLADSALSQARQRLGKQPLEWLFKQCADVWGRERYPEDQWHGLQVFAIDGALFRTQDMPELRAHFGSGNTSTNRQTPYPMLRLVTLMNVRSHVIANAAISPYRKGEIPLASEFIHSLPDKSVTLLDKGFFGADLLLRIQAEDTDRHWLIPERKGLVYTELERYGDGDRLLQMTVSPQARKKNPELPTHWQVRAVTYEVAGKEKTVFTSLPVTRFSAAQVATLYHERWEIELGYRDIKSAMQHNAITLRSKKVDLVYQELWGLLLGYNLVRREASQAAVAHQRAPNEVSFKFACQFIANQMAVMAGAISPAHTPRRLAELRGSIGVMFIEKRPRPSRPRAVKISKTRFPVDRNAAPLK, from the coding sequence ATGTCTATTGCAAACGACCTGAGCGATGTTGTTGAGACATCTGGCGACATGCTGGCTCGGCTGGCAATTTTTGCCGACCATATTCCCGACGAATGGATTACTGCCGCAGCCGCCTTGTCTGAAAAGGCCACTATCCGCCGACGCCGCTTACCTTCTGATATGGTCTTGTGGCTCGTCGTGGGGATGGCCTTTTTCCGTAATGAGCCCATCTCCGAGGTCGCTCGGCGCCTCAATATCTGTGCAGAAGGGTTGGCCAATGACGCCTTGCTCGCGGACAGTGCCCTGTCTCAAGCCCGTCAGCGACTCGGCAAACAGCCGCTCGAGTGGCTGTTCAAGCAGTGTGCCGATGTGTGGGGACGGGAACGTTATCCTGAAGACCAGTGGCACGGTTTACAGGTCTTTGCCATCGATGGAGCCCTGTTTCGTACCCAGGATATGCCTGAACTCAGGGCGCATTTCGGTTCGGGTAACACGTCAACCAACCGGCAGACACCCTATCCAATGCTGCGGCTGGTCACGCTGATGAATGTCCGCTCGCATGTCATTGCCAACGCGGCCATCAGCCCGTATCGCAAAGGGGAAATCCCCCTGGCCAGTGAGTTCATTCACTCATTGCCGGACAAGTCGGTGACCCTGCTGGATAAAGGTTTCTTCGGTGCCGACCTGTTGCTACGAATTCAGGCCGAAGACACCGACCGTCACTGGCTCATCCCGGAACGCAAGGGGTTGGTATACACGGAACTTGAGCGCTATGGCGACGGTGACCGTCTGTTGCAAATGACGGTCTCGCCTCAGGCTCGCAAGAAAAACCCCGAGTTACCGACGCACTGGCAAGTTCGCGCAGTGACCTACGAGGTGGCAGGCAAGGAGAAAACGGTCTTTACCTCCCTGCCCGTAACCCGATTCAGCGCAGCGCAGGTGGCGACCCTGTACCACGAGCGCTGGGAAATCGAGTTGGGATACCGGGATATCAAAAGTGCGATGCAGCACAACGCCATCACACTGAGAAGCAAGAAAGTGGACTTGGTTTATCAGGAACTGTGGGGTTTGCTGCTTGGATACAATCTGGTCAGGCGGGAGGCGAGCCAGGCCGCCGTAGCTCATCAGCGAGCGCCCAATGAGGTGAGCTTCAAGTTTGCCTGTCAGTTCATCGCGAACCAGATGGCAGTGATGGCGGGCGCGATATCGCCAGCCCATACCCCACGGAGGTTGGCGGAGTTGCGGGGGAGCATAGGCGTCATGTTCATAGAAAAACGCCCCAGGCCATCGAGACCCAGGGCGGTGAAGATATCAAAGACCCGCTTTCCGGTAGATCGCAATGCGGCTCCGCTTAAGTGA